Below is a genomic region from Rouxiella chamberiensis.
GTTCGCCTCGCATTTGCGTTTGAAGTCTTCAAACTTCTTCACGTCCTTGCATTCTACCCAGCGCGCGGTAGAAACGTTGACCGACTCGTAGATAGCTTCGACGTTGTATTCGCTTTTCAGACGCGCCACGACCACTTCAAACTGGAGGACGCCGACTGCGCCGACAATCAGGTCATTATTGATAAGCGGACGGAACACCTGCACGGCGCCCTCTTCGGACAACTGCACCAGCCCTTTCAGCAACTGTTTCTGTTTCAGTGGATCACGCAGGCGGATACGGCGGAACAGCTCGGGGGCAAAGTTCGGAATCCCGGTGAACTTCATGTTTTCACCCTGAGTAAAGGTGTCACCAATCTGAATCGTGCCATGGTTGTGCAAGCCGATGATATCGCCCGGGAAGGCTTCTTCAACGTGGGAACGGTCGCCGGCCATGAAGGTCAGCGCATCCGAAATCACCACGTCTTTGCCGGTACGCACCTGACGCAGTTTCATGCCTTTTTCATATTTACCGGACACCACGCGCATAAAGGCCACGCGGTCGCGGTGTTTCGGGTCCATGTTGGCCTGAATCTTGAACACGAAACCGGTGAACTTCTCGTCGGCCGCCTTGACTTCGCGCACGTCGGTATTGCGCGGCATTGGCGCAGGCGCCCATTCCACCAGCCCGTCGAGCATGTGGTCAACGCCGAAGTTACCCAGCGCGGTGCCGAAGAACACAGGGGTAAGATCGCCGCTCAGGAAGGCGTCGTGGTCGAACTCGTGCGAGGCGCCCTGCACCAGATCCAGCTCTTCACGCAGCTGCATTGCCAGGTCTTCACCGATTGCCGCGTCGAGATCCGGGTTATCCAGCCCTTTCACGATACGGACTTCCTGAATGGTGTGGCCCTTGCCGGTCTGATAAAGATAGGTTTCATCTTTATAGAGGTGATAAACGCCCTTGAACATCTTGCCGCAGCCAATAGGCCAGGTAATAGGCGAGCAGGCAATTTTCAGCTCGCGCTCGACTTCGTCCATGACTTCCATAGGATCACGGATGTCGCGGTCC
It encodes:
- the prfC gene encoding peptide chain release factor 3, producing MSPSEYALEVAKRRTFAIISHPDAGKTTITEKVLLFGQAIQTAGTVKGRGSNNHAKSDWMEMEKQRGISITTSVMQFPYREALVNLLDTPGHEDFSEDTYRTLTAVDCCLMVIDAAKGVEDRTRKLMEVTRLRDTPILTFMNKLDRDIRDPMEVMDEVERELKIACSPITWPIGCGKMFKGVYHLYKDETYLYQTGKGHTIQEVRIVKGLDNPDLDAAIGEDLAMQLREELDLVQGASHEFDHDAFLSGDLTPVFFGTALGNFGVDHMLDGLVEWAPAPMPRNTDVREVKAADEKFTGFVFKIQANMDPKHRDRVAFMRVVSGKYEKGMKLRQVRTGKDVVISDALTFMAGDRSHVEEAFPGDIIGLHNHGTIQIGDTFTQGENMKFTGIPNFAPELFRRIRLRDPLKQKQLLKGLVQLSEEGAVQVFRPLINNDLIVGAVGVLQFEVVVARLKSEYNVEAIYESVNVSTARWVECKDVKKFEDFKRKCEANLALDGGDNLTYIAPSMVNLNLTNDRYPEVDFRKTREH